The window TGGCCGCTATGCTGGGCGATTTCGTCAATGAAGACCCGCATACGCCCTGGAGTTTACCCGAGGGAGGCCAGGGCCTCTGCCAGGCCGCAGGCCTCCACCGGGGCCACCACCTTCTTGGCCACCCGCTTCACCCTTAGGGGGGCGTTCCCCATGGCGATGCCGAGGCCCACCGCCTGGATCACCTCCAGGTCGTTTTCCCCATCCCCCACCATGGCGCACGCCTTCAGGTCTAGCCCGTGGGCTTCCGCCACCAGCTGGGCCCCCAGGCGTTTGCCTACCCCTTTGCGGGTGAGGGAAACGAAGCGCACCCCCGGCATCTTGGGGCTTTCGGCAATGTGGGCGGAAAGCTCCTGGGGTAGGGCGTCCAAGAGGGCGCCTAGGGGGGCGTTGGCGTCCGCCAGCACCTGGAGGCGCACCAAGGGGCTTTGTAGCCTCAGGAGGTCCGCCCCTTCCGCCTCCAAGCCCAAGAGCCTTTGGTGGTCCTGTAGCAGGGGGCTATCCCCCTCCACGAAAAAGCCCCCATCGGCGGTGTAGCCCTCCAAGGGCAGGCCTAGCCTGCGGGCGAGGCGCACCACCTCCTGGGCCGCTTCCTCGGGAAGAGGGGCCACGAAAAAAGGCTGCGCCCCAGGCTCGTGCGGGTCTTGTGTGAGGGAGAGGACCACCGCCCCCGACTCAAAGACGTGGAGACCTTCCGGATCAAGCCGCCGGGCGAGGCGAAGCGTCTCCCCCCGCCCCGGCCGCCCCGTGAGGAGGGCGAGGCGCAAACCCCTAGCCTTGGCCGCCTCCACCGCCGGCCAGACGCACTCCGGCACCCCTTCCTTCCCCACCAGGGTGCCGTCCACGTCCAGGAAGACGAGGCGCACCATCAGAGTTCGCCCGAGGCCACCAGGGCCGCCTCTCCCCCGATGCGCACCGAGAGGGGCACGCCCGTGGGGCTATACGCCACCTCCACCTCCACCACCCCGGGGTTGCCCAGGCGGTGGCCCTGGTAGATGGAAAGGTGTACCCTCCCCTCCCGCTTGGGCACCACCCCGGCCCGGGCCAGAAGCGCCCCCATGGCGGCGTTGGCCGAGCCCGTGACCGGGTCCTCGGGGATGCCCAAAAGGGGGGCGAAGTCCCGGGCGTAGAAGCTCCTCGGCCCCATAGGGGCGTAGGCGTGGACCGTGGCCACCTCCAGGCGGCGGGAAACCTCGGCCAAAAGAGCCATATCCGGCTCCAAGGCGTCCACCACCCCCGGGGCCACCAGGGGGACGAAGAGGCTCCATAGCCCGGTGTAGGCCACCCCGTAGGGCAGGCCCCGGTGGAGGTAGCGCTCGTCGGAGCCAAGGGCCTCCAGGACCTCCTTGAGGGCCTGGAAGGGGGGCAGGTCGCGGAAGCGGGGGCTTGGCCCTCGCACCCAGGCCTTCTTGGGCTCCCCTGCCTCGTAGACGATTTCCACCGGGAGCGCCTCGGCCGGCGTGTGGAGGATGAGGCGCTCGGTCCCTTCCGGGGCGAGGCCCAAGCGGACCAGGGCCAGGCCCAAGGCCACCGCCGCATGGCCGGAAAACTCCACCTCGCCCCCCGGGGTGAAGAAGCGCACGGCGAAGACGTTTCCCTGGGCCTCGGTGAGGAAGGCGGTTTCCGCCTCGGAGAACCTGCCCGCCACCCTTCGCATCTCCTCCGGGCCCATGCCTCGAGCGTCTAAGACGATGGCCACCCGGTTCCCCGCCCCCGGGGCGGGAGCGAAGGCGTCCACGAGAACGTAGGGGATCCTAGCCATGGCGGATCACCATAAGGCCGAGTTCGCGGAGTTGTTCCTCGGAAACGGGGCTTGGGGCCCCGGTCAAGGGGTCTTTGCCCTCCTTGTTCTTGGGGAAGGCGATGACCTCGCGGATGGAGGGGCTTCCCGTCATGAGGGCCAGGAGGCGGTCCAGGCCCCAGGCGATGCCCCCGTGGGGCGGGGCCCCGTAGGTGAGGGCCTCGAGGAAAAACCCGAACTTCTCCTTCTGCTCCTCCTCGCCGATGCCCAGGATGGCGAAGATCTTGGCCTGCAGGGCGGGGTCGTGGATGCGGATGGACCCGCCCCCCACCTCCACCCCGTTCAGGACCAGGTCGTAGGCCAGGGCCCGGACCCGGCCCGGCTCCGTGTCCAACAGGGGCAGGTCCTCGGGGTTGGGGCTGGTGAAGGGGTGGTGCATGTAGGTCCAAGCCCCCCGCTCCTCGTCCCACTCCAGGAGGGGGAAGTCCACCACCCAGAGGAAGCGAAAGCCTTCCCGGGGCAGGTTCAGGCGGTCGGCCAAGGCCAAGCGCACCTGGCCCAGGGCCTCCGCCGCCACCTTGCGGCTTGCGGCCACGAAGAGGAGGGTGTCCCCCGGCTTGGCCTCCGTGGCCTGGAGCAGGGCATCCCGCACGGGTTCCAGGAACTTGGCCACGCCCCCGGAAAACCCCCCCTCCTCTACCCGGGTGAAGGCGAGGCCCCCCGCCCCGTGGCGCTTGGCCAGGTCCTCCAGCTCGGCGATCTCCTTGCGGGAAAGGCCCGTGGGGGCGGAGAGGGCCTTCACGCTTTCCGCTTGCTGGAAGACCTGGAAGGCGCTTTCCCGGAAAAGGGGACCCACCTCCTTAAGCTCCAGGCCGAAGCGCAGGTCGGGCTTGTCCGAGCCGTAGCGCTCCATGGCCTCCTGGTAGGTGAGGCGGGGGAAGGGGAGGGAAAGCTCCACGCCCAAGGCCTCGCGGAAGACGTGGGCCATGAGGCGCTCGTTCAGGGCGAGGATGTCCTCCACCTCCACGAAGCTCATCTCCAGGTCCAGCTGGGTGAAGTCAGGCTGGCGGTCCGCCCGGAGGTCTTCGTCGCGGAAGCAGCGGGCGATCTGGAAGTAGCGGTCCAACCCCGCCACCATGAGCATCTGCTTGAAGAGCTGGGGGGACTGGGGCAGGGCGTAGAAGAGGCCGGGCTGGTGGCGGTAGGGGACGAGGAAGTCCCGGGCCCCTTCCGGGGTGCTTTTGGTGAGGAAGGGGGTTTCCACCTGGACGAAGCCTTCCCGGTCCAGGAAGTCCCAGATGGCCTTGATGACCCGGTGGCGCAGGCGCAGGTTGTCCTGCATCCGCTTGCGCCTTAGGTCCAGGTAGCGGTACTTGAGGCGGAGCTCCTCGGAGGCTTCTTTCTCCTCTTCTCCCCGCCAGCCGGCGTCCACGGGAAAGGGTGGGGTTTTGGCCTCCGCCAGGACCTCGAGGGCTTCTAGCTCCACCTCCACCTTGCCCGTGGGCAGGCGGGGGTTGGGCTCGGGGCGGAGGCGCACCCGGCCCCGGGCCCGCACCACCCACTCCGAGCGCACCCGTTCGGCTACGGCGTAAGCGGGGCTATCCGGGTGGGCCACCAGCTGCACCAGGCCCTCCCGGTCCCGGAGGTCCAAGAAGATGAGGCCCCCCAGGTCCCGGCGGCGGTTGACCCAGCCCTCCAGGACCACCTCCTGCCCCGCGTGCTCTTCCCTAAGGTTTCCGGCGTAGTGGGTGCGGCGCATAATCCCCCAAAGCTTACCAAGTTCTCATGCCAAGGCGGCGAGGAGAAAGCCCAGGGCCTCCCTTTGGGGAAGCCGCACCTGTTCCCCGGTGGCGAGGCGCTTCAGGGTCACCTCCTCGGCCCTTAGCTCGTCCTCGCCCAAAAAGCCTGCGAAGAGGGCCCCCCGCTTCAGGGCTTCCTCCACGCCCTTGCCCGGCTTTTTGGGGCTTAGGGCGTACTCCACCTTGAGCCTGGGCCTTAGGCGCTCGGCCAGGTAGAAGGCTTCCGCCACCGCCTCCTCCGTGAGGGGGATGAGGTAGAGGTCGGGGCCCTTTTCCTCGGGGAGGCCGTAGCCTTCGGCCTCGAGGGCCAAGGCCACCCGTTCCACGCCGAAGGCGAAGCCCACCCCCGGCACCCTGGGGCCCCCCAGGAGCTCGGAAAGCCCGTCGTACCGTCCCCCGCCCCCCAAGGCGGACTGGGCCCCGATCTCGGCATGGTGCACCTCAAAGGCGGTGCGCACGTAGTAGTCCAGGCCCCGCACCAAAGCGGGCTCCAGCTCGTAGGGCACGCCAAGCCGGCTAAGGTGGCGCTCCACCGCCTTCAGGTGGGCCAGGGCCGCTTCCCCCAGGAAGTCCAGCATGGGCTTCACCTTGAGCTCCCGCAGTAGGGCCTGGTCCTTCTCGCTCTTGGAGTCCAGGATGCGCATGGGGTTAAGCTCCAGCCGCTCTTGGGAGTCCTCGGAGAGGGCTTTTTGGTGAGGGCCTAAGACCTCCCGCAGGTAAGCGTTGTACCGGGCCCGGTCCTCCGGGTCCCCCACGGAGGAGAGCTTTACGGAGAGGCGCCTTAGGCCCAGCTCCTTGAGGCTTTCGTAGAGGAGCACGATGGCCTCGGCGTCCAAAATGGGGCTTTCCGAGCCCAAAGCCTCGTAGTTCACCTGGTGGAACTGGCGGTAGCGCCCCTTCTGGGGCCTTTCTGCCCGGAACATGGGGCCCGCCATCCAAAGCCGCACGGGCTGGGGCCATACCTTCATCCCGTGCTCCAGGTAGGCCCGCACCATGGCGGCGGTGCCCTCGGGGCGCAGGGTCAGCGAACGCCCCCCCCGGTCCTGAAAGGTGAACATCTCCTTGCGCACGATATCCGTGGCGGCTCCCACCCCCTTTTCAAACACCTGGGTTTCCTCGAAGACGGGGGTGATGAGTTCTAAGGCCCCCGCCGCCTCGAGGACCCGCCGGGCGGTGGCCACGATGTGTTGGTGGAGCCGTAGCTCCTTGCCGAAGAGGTCCTTGGTGCCCCGGACGGCCATACCCTTCCACTTTACGGGCTAGGGCTTTCGGGTGCTATCCTGTTCCCATGACCGGGAAGGGGAAGGGGGTTTTGGTCCTTCTCTACCTCCTCCTTACCCTCACCGCCTCCACCGGGATAGCCCTGCAGCTTTACCTCATGCGGGTGCAAAACCCGGGGCTTAGGGCCGATCTCTGCCAAGCTCCCGGGGAAAAGGTGGAGGTGGAGCACTCCCCCTTGTGCGGCCTCCAGGTGGCCCCGGGAAGCCCGGTGGTGGAGGAGCCCGCTTCCCCCCGTCCCCTGGGGGTGGGTCAGGCGCGGTCCGTGCCGCTTCCCGGCTACCCCGCCCCCCTCTTTCCGGTCCTCATCCCGCGGGCACCCCCTTTCTGCCGGGCCTAGGCGCACTTACGTCCTTAGGACCTCGGTCAGAAAGGGGGGATGCATGCAGGTGGTGGTGCGCACGCAAAACCTGTCGCTGTACACTTTGGTAGCAGGAGCGCTTAAGCAAGCGGGTTGGCAGGTGACTTGGAACAAGGGAAGCGGCTTGGTCTTGGTGGACCTGGCCCAAGGGGTGCAGGGGGAGGTGATTCTCTGGCTAACCCCTTGGGGCCTTCGGGCCTACGAGCCTAGGCGCCAGGTGTTCTTAACCCGCCAGGATAGGCCCAAGACCTTGGCCGAGGGCCTTTTGGGCCGGGTGGGTTTGGCCCTTCTCCCCGGGGAAAGGGCAACGCTTTGGGCCTTGGGCCAGGGGGTGCCCCCCGAGGTGGGGACCTTGGCGCAGGCCTTAGGGGTGCCCCGGCACCGGACGCGGTTTTACCTTAAGGGGCTTTTTAACAAGTTCGGCTTAGACCTCCCGGACCTCCTCCGCCTTGCCCGGCATCAGGTGCAGGTAACGGGGCTTCAAGGCCACCCGCAGTCGCCCGCCTGGCTTGAGGCGGAGCCTTTCCTGCACGTGCCGGGGCAGGAGGAGCACCAGGGGAAGGGGCCCGAGGAAGCGCCCCCGGTAGGCCAGGCCCTGGGGGTGCAGGCTTTCTAGGACGCCTTCCAGCACGTTTTCTGCGGGAGGGGGGCGGTCCTCCCGCACCACCATCACCTCCTCCGCCCGCACCCCGAGCCAAGCCTCGGTTCCCGGCCTGGCCCAGGGGGGGAGGGGAAGCCTTAGGAAGACCCCCTCCACCACCACCCCTTCCGCCACCACCCGTGCGGGGAAAAGGTTTTGGTAGCCAAGGAGCCGCGCCACCTCCACGCTGGCCGGGGCGGCCAAGACCCTTTCCGGGGGGCCTTCCTGGAGCACCCGCCCTCGCCCCAGCACCACCAGCCAGTCCGCCATCCCCGCCAAGGCCGGGTCGTGGCTCACCGCCAGGGCGGGGATGCCCTCTTGGCGGATGAGGGCGATGAGCTCCGCCAATACCTGGTCCTTGGTGAGGGGGTCCAGGGCGCTTGTGGGCTCGTCCAGGAGGAGGAGCTCGGGACCGCGGGCTAAGGCCCGGGCCAGGGCCACCCGTTGCTTCTGCCCGCCGGAGAGGGCGGCTGGGCGCTTGTGGGCGTGTTCCAAAAGCCCCACCCGCTCCAAGAGGGCCAGGGCCTTGTCCTTGGCGTCCTTTCCCTTTAGGGAAAAGGCTACGTTCTCCCAGGCGGTCATGTGGGGGAAGAGGGCCAGGTCTTGGGGCAGGTAGCCGACGGGCCGCCTTTCTGGGGGAAGGCCCCCGTAGGGGGTGCCTTCTGCGGGGAGGAGGCCGGCCAGGGCCTTGAGGAGGGTGGTTTTGCCAATGCCGCTTTCCCCGAGGAGCACGGTGAAGCCTTGGATCCGAATGCGGGCTTCTAGGGCCACGGGCCGCCTTATGCGGTAGTGGATTTCCATGCCCGCCACCTCCTTTCCAGAAGCCGTACCAGGAGGAGGAGAAAGAGGCTAAGGAGGAGGAGGAAGGTGGAAGCCTTGGCAGCCTCGGCAAAGCGCAGGGCCTGGACCAGGTCGTAGAGGTAGATGCTCACCATCTGGGTCTTGCCGGGGATGGACCCCCCCACCATGAGCACCACCCCAAACTCCCCTAGGGTGTGGGCGAAGGCCAAAAGGGTACCGGAAAGGAGGCCGGGCCAGACCAAGGGCAGGACGATTCGGGCGAGGACCTTGGTCCGGGGCACCCCCAGGGTGCGAGCCACCTCCAGGAGGCTCCGGTCCAGGCTTAAGAAGGCTTCCCGGTAGGCGGTGAGGGCGAAGGGAAGGCTGAAGAGGACGCTGGCGAAAAGAAGCCCCTCCAGGCGAAAGGCCCAGGAAACCCCGATGAGCCTCGTCCAGAGGCCTTCCGGCCCCAAGAAGAGGAGGAGGTAAAACCCGAGGACCGTGGGGGGAAGGACGAGGGGAAGGAGGAAGACGGCCTCCAGGAGGGCTTTGCCGGGAAAGTTGTGGAAGGCCAGGAGCCAGGCCAGGGGGGTTCCCAGGAGGAGGAGGAGGCCCGCGGTCAGGGAGGCCACCAGCAGGGAAAGGCGCAAGGCGGTGAAGAACTCGGCCTCGAGCATCTACTCTCCGGGTAACAGGAAGCCATACCGCTTCAGGATGGCCCTCCCCTCCGGGCTTCCCACAAAGCGGTGGAAGGCCAGGACCTCGGGCCGGGCGCGCCCTTTGAGAATCACGAAGGTTTGTTCCAAGTTCAGGTGGCTACCCCAGGGGGCCACCCAGTAGACCCCGGGCCCGGAAAGGCTCTCGTGAACCACCAGGGGGAGGGCCAGGATCCCGGCCCCGGTGGCGGAGAGGGCCAGTTGGGCTGTTTGGGAGATGTTTTCCCCGTACACGAATCGGAAGCTGGGCTTGCCCCGGGCCAAAGGAGTGGTATCCCAGTAGGCTTCCACCCCCTGAGTGAGTTGCTCAAAGGGGATTTCCGCCCAGCTGAGGGCCCTAAAGGGCTTGGAGCCACCGGGCAGGACGAGGTCTTTACGCCGGATGAGGCCGTAGCGTTCCAAAAGGGTGAGGGCGGCTCGGCCGTAGGGGGCGTGGACAGGGTTGGCCACGGCAAGCTGGGTGATGCGGGGATCCTTAAGGGCCTCGGGTTTAGGTTCCAGGCCGAGCCTCCGGTGCAGCCAGATGGCCATGCGGCCTATGGCGTAGAGGCGGCGGGTACCTGGCTCTACTAGGCCCCGTTCCTCTAGAAGCTTGGGGTAAAGGCTTTCCGCAGAGAAGTAGAGATCAGCCTCGAGGCCTTGGGTGAGCTGGGTGTAAAACTTGCCCGAGGAGCCGAAGGAAAGGACAACCTTGGTACCGGGGTGTTTGGACTCGAAGGCGCGGGCTAGCTCGGTCAGAGCATAGGTCAGGTCGCTGGCCGCCACCACCTTCACCTCTTGGGCCAGGGCAGCGGTGCTCCCAAGGAAACCTAAAAAGAGCCAGATGCTTAGACGCACGGTGTACCTCCTTTGCCACCGCGGCAGGCGGTAGGGTTGCCCCCACCACCCCGGGGCCCAAAGGCCCGGCCCGGGAGGCCCAGGGGGTCTACCCGGGCTCGGAGGCGGGGAACATTCTATAGCAAGGGCTCCTGGCTCACCGCCTTGATCTGGCGGCGTTCCTTGGGGGGCAGGGCGTCCAGGGCCCGCTTCACCTCCTGGATATCCAGCCAGGTGAGGTGCTTGGGGCTTCCCGGGGCGCGGCTGGGGTTTCTGAGGAGGTAGGCGGGGTGGAACATGGGGAAGACCTTGATGCCGTGCCACTCGTACCACTTTCCCCGCACCTTAGTGATCGATACCTTTTCCCCAAGGAAAAACTCCGCCGCCACCGCTCCCAGGGGTACGAGGATCTGGGGGGCGACGAGCTCGATCTGCTTGAGAAGCCACTTATCCGTGCAAATTTTGGCCTCGTCCGGAAGGGGGGCGCGGTTTCCCGGGGGGCGGCACTTGACGATGTTGGTGATGTAGATCTCCTCCCGGCGGATGCCGGCGGCCTCGAGGATGCGGTTTAGGAGCTGCCCCGCCTTGCCCACAAAGGGACGGCCCGTCTTGTCCTCTTCTTCCCCGGGGCCTTCCCCCACGATCATGAGCTGGGCATCGGGGTTGCCCTCGCCGAAAACCACCTGGGTGCGGCCCTCCGCCAGACGGCAGGCGGCGCAGGCCTGGGCTTGGGCCCGGAGGAGTTCCAGAGTCATTGCAGGGACTTACGGGCCTTGCGCGCCTCGCGCCGGATCTTGGGGTCCAGGCCGATCATGAGGAAGAAGTTTTCCAGGGCATTTTCCTGGCCCTTGATCTCGGGGTAAGCGTCCTCTGGGGTGCCGGTGACGAAGGGCAGGGACTTGTAAAGCTCCAGGGCGTACTGGACCACCGCTTCCGGCCCTTCGGCCTCCGCCACCTCCGCCAGCTTGGCGTAGACCTCGCGGCGCGCCTCGGCGTGGCGGCGGAAGACCTCCGGGTTGGGCGTTTCCGGCGCCCGGAGGACGTCCTGCTTGGCGATGCGGCGGTAGTGCTTCAAGCCCCGAACGATCTCCTCCGTGGTCAGCGTGATCTTGAACTCCATCCCCGCTCCTTTCCGGCCAAAGGCCCGACCTTCTTTGGCAGA is drawn from Thermus sp. LT1-2-5 and contains these coding sequences:
- the hisS gene encoding histidine--tRNA ligase; the encoded protein is MAVRGTKDLFGKELRLHQHIVATARRVLEAAGALELITPVFEETQVFEKGVGAATDIVRKEMFTFQDRGGRSLTLRPEGTAAMVRAYLEHGMKVWPQPVRLWMAGPMFRAERPQKGRYRQFHQVNYEALGSESPILDAEAIVLLYESLKELGLRRLSVKLSSVGDPEDRARYNAYLREVLGPHQKALSEDSQERLELNPMRILDSKSEKDQALLRELKVKPMLDFLGEAALAHLKAVERHLSRLGVPYELEPALVRGLDYYVRTAFEVHHAEIGAQSALGGGGRYDGLSELLGGPRVPGVGFAFGVERVALALEAEGYGLPEEKGPDLYLIPLTEEAVAEAFYLAERLRPRLKVEYALSPKKPGKGVEEALKRGALFAGFLGEDELRAEEVTLKRLATGEQVRLPQREALGFLLAALA
- the modB gene encoding molybdate ABC transporter permease subunit, with product MLEAEFFTALRLSLLVASLTAGLLLLLGTPLAWLLAFHNFPGKALLEAVFLLPLVLPPTVLGFYLLLFLGPEGLWTRLIGVSWAFRLEGLLFASVLFSLPFALTAYREAFLSLDRSLLEVARTLGVPRTKVLARIVLPLVWPGLLSGTLLAFAHTLGEFGVVLMVGGSIPGKTQMVSIYLYDLVQALRFAEAAKASTFLLLLSLFLLLLVRLLERRWRAWKSTTA
- a CDS encoding uracil-DNA glycosylase, which translates into the protein MTLELLRAQAQACAACRLAEGRTQVVFGEGNPDAQLMIVGEGPGEEEDKTGRPFVGKAGQLLNRILEAAGIRREEIYITNIVKCRPPGNRAPLPDEAKICTDKWLLKQIELVAPQILVPLGAVAAEFFLGEKVSITKVRGKWYEWHGIKVFPMFHPAYLLRNPSRAPGSPKHLTWLDIQEVKRALDALPPKERRQIKAVSQEPLL
- a CDS encoding HAD family hydrolase yields the protein MVRLVFLDVDGTLVGKEGVPECVWPAVEAAKARGLRLALLTGRPGRGETLRLARRLDPEGLHVFESGAVVLSLTQDPHEPGAQPFFVAPLPEEAAQEVVRLARRLGLPLEGYTADGGFFVEGDSPLLQDHQRLLGLEAEGADLLRLQSPLVRLQVLADANAPLGALLDALPQELSAHIAESPKMPGVRFVSLTRKGVGKRLGAQLVAEAHGLDLKACAMVGDGENDLEVIQAVGLGIAMGNAPLRVKRVAKKVVAPVEACGLAEALASLG
- a CDS encoding ABC transporter ATP-binding protein yields the protein MEIHYRIRRPVALEARIRIQGFTVLLGESGIGKTTLLKALAGLLPAEGTPYGGLPPERRPVGYLPQDLALFPHMTAWENVAFSLKGKDAKDKALALLERVGLLEHAHKRPAALSGGQKQRVALARALARGPELLLLDEPTSALDPLTKDQVLAELIALIRQEGIPALAVSHDPALAGMADWLVVLGRGRVLQEGPPERVLAAPASVEVARLLGYQNLFPARVVAEGVVVEGVFLRLPLPPWARPGTEAWLGVRAEEVMVVREDRPPPAENVLEGVLESLHPQGLAYRGRFLGPLPLVLLLPRHVQERLRLKPGGRLRVALKPRYLHLMPGKAEEVREV
- the aspS gene encoding aspartate--tRNA ligase; its protein translation is MRRTHYAGNLREEHAGQEVVLEGWVNRRRDLGGLIFLDLRDREGLVQLVAHPDSPAYAVAERVRSEWVVRARGRVRLRPEPNPRLPTGKVEVELEALEVLAEAKTPPFPVDAGWRGEEEKEASEELRLKYRYLDLRRKRMQDNLRLRHRVIKAIWDFLDREGFVQVETPFLTKSTPEGARDFLVPYRHQPGLFYALPQSPQLFKQMLMVAGLDRYFQIARCFRDEDLRADRQPDFTQLDLEMSFVEVEDILALNERLMAHVFREALGVELSLPFPRLTYQEAMERYGSDKPDLRFGLELKEVGPLFRESAFQVFQQAESVKALSAPTGLSRKEIAELEDLAKRHGAGGLAFTRVEEGGFSGGVAKFLEPVRDALLQATEAKPGDTLLFVAASRKVAAEALGQVRLALADRLNLPREGFRFLWVVDFPLLEWDEERGAWTYMHHPFTSPNPEDLPLLDTEPGRVRALAYDLVLNGVEVGGGSIRIHDPALQAKIFAILGIGEEEQKEKFGFFLEALTYGAPPHGGIAWGLDRLLALMTGSPSIREVIAFPKNKEGKDPLTGAPSPVSEEQLRELGLMVIRHG
- a CDS encoding PhzF family phenazine biosynthesis protein, with translation MARIPYVLVDAFAPAPGAGNRVAIVLDARGMGPEEMRRVAGRFSEAETAFLTEAQGNVFAVRFFTPGGEVEFSGHAAVALGLALVRLGLAPEGTERLILHTPAEALPVEIVYEAGEPKKAWVRGPSPRFRDLPPFQALKEVLEALGSDERYLHRGLPYGVAYTGLWSLFVPLVAPGVVDALEPDMALLAEVSRRLEVATVHAYAPMGPRSFYARDFAPLLGIPEDPVTGSANAAMGALLARAGVVPKREGRVHLSIYQGHRLGNPGVVEVEVAYSPTGVPLSVRIGGEAALVASGEL
- the modA gene encoding molybdate ABC transporter substrate-binding protein, producing the protein MRLSIWLFLGFLGSTAALAQEVKVVAASDLTYALTELARAFESKHPGTKVVLSFGSSGKFYTQLTQGLEADLYFSAESLYPKLLEERGLVEPGTRRLYAIGRMAIWLHRRLGLEPKPEALKDPRITQLAVANPVHAPYGRAALTLLERYGLIRRKDLVLPGGSKPFRALSWAEIPFEQLTQGVEAYWDTTPLARGKPSFRFVYGENISQTAQLALSATGAGILALPLVVHESLSGPGVYWVAPWGSHLNLEQTFVILKGRARPEVLAFHRFVGSPEGRAILKRYGFLLPGE